One genomic window of Thermococcus indicus includes the following:
- a CDS encoding SHOCT domain-containing protein yields MMGFGYFGWFGAVFMLLFWVLIIAGIVWFIKWLVEQSSSGSKKSALEILDEKYARGEIDDEEYERRRRRLLGE; encoded by the coding sequence ATGATGGGATTCGGCTACTTTGGTTGGTTCGGGGCGGTATTCATGCTCCTGTTCTGGGTGCTGATAATCGCTGGAATAGTCTGGTTCATTAAATGGCTCGTTGAGCAGAGCTCAAGCGGGAGCAAGAAGAGCGCCCTGGAGATACTCGACGAGAAGTACGCACGGGGCGAGATAGACGACGAGGAGTACGAGAGGAGAAGGAGAAGGCTCCTTGGGGAATGA
- a CDS encoding TRASH domain-containing protein, whose translation MKIDDLDLKLIYLLMDNSRLSISELAERLGVSRPTVKSRLEKLEKEEVIERYTIKLNPELLRAHNVVALIVKTEEPEKMEEFEEIIEINRFTSRKYLIKIAIENMEELRKVIEGAGFEVIEIMPILESIERTNPPKVKVPFKCDYCGKEIVGEPIVYKYHNRVYFFCCPTCLREFKKTRENIEKLKQKEEKEGHRH comes from the coding sequence ATGAAAATAGACGATCTTGATCTGAAGCTAATCTACCTGCTCATGGACAACTCCCGGCTCAGCATCTCGGAGCTCGCTGAAAGGCTCGGCGTCAGCAGGCCGACGGTGAAGTCCCGGCTCGAGAAGCTTGAGAAGGAAGAAGTAATCGAGAGGTACACCATCAAACTCAATCCCGAGCTCCTCAGGGCGCACAATGTAGTTGCCCTCATAGTCAAGACAGAGGAACCTGAAAAAATGGAAGAGTTTGAAGAGATAATCGAGATAAACCGCTTCACGAGCAGGAAGTACCTCATAAAAATCGCCATTGAGAACATGGAGGAGCTGAGAAAGGTCATCGAGGGTGCCGGATTCGAGGTCATAGAGATAATGCCAATTCTGGAGAGCATCGAGAGAACGAATCCGCCAAAGGTGAAGGTTCCCTTTAAGTGCGACTACTGCGGCAAGGAGATAGTCGGGGAACCCATCGTGTACAAGTATCACAACAGGGTCTACTTCTTCTGCTGTCCGACATGTCTCAGGGAATTCAAAAAGACAAGGGAGAACATAGAAAAGCTCAAGCAAAAGGAAGAGAAAGAGGGGCACAGGCATTAA